TCCTTAAGAAAAAATGGAGCTTCAGACGAGGAATGAGGAACTCTGAGAAATATGATCCTGTTCTTATTTTTAATTAAATCAGTAATATCAAAGACAAATAAGGAATAGTCTCCGGAAACAGGAACTGTCCAGATGCCATGAGCATTACACCAATCATTTGTTTCTTCCTCTACCTTGTATTTGAATGGTTTATTTATCAATCTTTCTAACGTCTTTATTCTAGTCCCATTAATGTGTATTACTAAGCCCTTTGTATATCCTTTGGCTTTTTCAGGTTCTGATCTTATAAGAAACGATAGATATGTTTTGCATGCATCTTGTTTGACGAATGAAAAAACAGCTGGTTTATCGACTGCCAGTCTTAATTCCTCAACTTCTGGACTAAGAACAAGTTCCCCTGCCATTGAAGAATTTCCTATCAGAACAAAACTTAAAACAAGCAATGAAATTCTTAGTATCATGCTACTTCCATGTTTGTCTTTACCTTATACATAACTGGAACCTCTCCGCAATTAGGAAACTTTGGACACTTAATACAATCAGCCCAGATTTTGTGAGGAAGTTCTGCTCTGTCAATTCTAAAAAACTTCTTTTTCTCGAAAAACTCAGGTCTATATGTAAGCGCAAACACCTTGCTTAGACCCATCTGGCTCATTTCTCCAATACATGTTTCTACTAGTTTAGACCCTATTCCCTTACCTTGTTCTTCAGTTTTCACGGCAAGAGACCGTATCTCACCAAGATCTTCCCACATAACATGAAGAGCGCAACATCCGAAAATCTTTCCTGCTTTCTCAAATACAAAGAAATCCCTTAAGTTATCATATAATTCACTCAAGGAACGCGGAAGCATTTCCTCCTTGAGAGCAAATTCCATAATCAAGTCATAAATCTGTTTTATGTCAGCTACTTTCGCTTTTCTTATCATTATTTCTCTTTGCTATTCTTTCTAAAATTACAATAATTATGAATATACACACAGTTTGAACCAATAGTACACCTGCTCCCCATATATTAGCAAAACAAAGCAGTAAAGCATTAATCCCTACACAGAAGGTAACCAGATAAATAAACCATACTGCCTGTTTCTGTGTCATTCCTAGATTAACAAGCCTATGTGAAAAATGATTTTTATCGCCCTCTGAAACAGGTTTTCCATTTTTAATCCTTACAGCTAACACAAAGATCGTATCAAAAATTGGCACTCCAAGTATTAAAACAGGCATAATTACAGGGAACAATGTAGGGCTGCTCTTTGTATAATAGGAGCTTACAACTGCTAATACAGCCAGTATATAACCTATAAACATACTACCTGCATCGCCCATAAATATCCTGGCAGGATGCATATTATAACGCAAAAAGCCCAATATGCTTCCAGCAAAAGCTGAAAGTATTGTTGCAGTAAAAACCTGACCTTGTAATGCTGTTATTGCGAAAAATATTATAGATGCAATAAATGCCACACCTGCTGAGAGTCCATCCA
Above is a window of bacterium DNA encoding:
- a CDS encoding MraY family glycosyltransferase; this translates as MWYVVYFCCFIVPFLLSLILVPVARKFAISHSILDQPDDRKIHLKPKPLLGGVAICIAFIGTVLINLLILFFCSEIFSLTHLMPDFLLSEIVSIKAVLPKLVVILFSGILILGLGLVDDIYKLSAKTKLMAQIMVALLLISFGIRITLFIENNFISSIITLIWIVGITNAFNLLDNMDGLSAGVAFIASIIFFAITALQGQVFTATILSAFAGSILGFLRYNMHPARIFMGDAGSMFIGYILAVLAVVSSYYTKSSPTLFPVIMPVLILGVPIFDTIFVLAVRIKNGKPVSEGDKNHFSHRLVNLGMTQKQAVWFIYLVTFCVGINALLLCFANIWGAGVLLVQTVCIFIIIVILERIAKRNNDKKSESS
- a CDS encoding N-acetyltransferase, which produces MIRKAKVADIKQIYDLIMEFALKEEMLPRSLSELYDNLRDFFVFEKAGKIFGCCALHVMWEDLGEIRSLAVKTEEQGKGIGSKLVETCIGEMSQMGLSKVFALTYRPEFFEKKKFFRIDRAELPHKIWADCIKCPKFPNCGEVPVMYKVKTNMEVA